A genomic region of Photobacterium swingsii contains the following coding sequences:
- a CDS encoding sugar phosphate isomerase/epimerase family protein: MHLSICTISFRHHLVSLENLAEWARTHAFDGIELWGVHAIGLEHQPQYDAKWLQDMGLSISMLSDYLPLVGDRHAANQKCAHICRLADYWQTGKVRTFAGHQASDDVDAVQRQQMTLRLRDICQYAAESGLDVLVETHPNTLADTPTSTLRLLEEVNHPALKLNFDTLHVWEAGADPVAFHRQVIEHIGHYHLKNIQSREQLSVFSPENVYSPAGTRQGMVPLFNGALDYNAFLQGVANKPSVSASLEWFGHDVKKTLLHDKKKLELYFKNISLDSVLAV; this comes from the coding sequence ATGCATTTATCTATATGTACGATTTCATTTCGGCATCATCTCGTATCACTAGAAAATTTGGCAGAGTGGGCACGCACACATGCTTTTGATGGTATCGAGTTGTGGGGAGTACACGCGATAGGCTTAGAGCATCAGCCACAATATGATGCGAAGTGGCTGCAAGATATGGGGTTATCAATATCCATGCTGAGTGATTATTTACCCCTTGTCGGTGATCGCCATGCTGCCAATCAAAAGTGTGCCCATATTTGCCGTTTAGCAGATTATTGGCAAACAGGGAAAGTTCGTACTTTTGCTGGCCATCAAGCCAGTGATGATGTTGATGCCGTACAGCGTCAACAAATGACACTGCGTTTGCGAGATATCTGTCAGTATGCTGCAGAGAGTGGGCTTGATGTGTTGGTTGAAACTCATCCTAACACCTTGGCTGATACGCCAACATCAACATTACGTTTATTGGAAGAAGTGAACCATCCAGCCTTGAAACTGAACTTTGATACGCTGCACGTGTGGGAGGCAGGGGCGGATCCCGTGGCGTTTCATCGGCAAGTGATTGAGCATATTGGTCATTATCATTTGAAGAATATTCAATCACGAGAGCAACTGTCTGTTTTTAGCCCTGAAAATGTTTATTCACCAGCTGGGACTCGGCAAGGCATGGTGCCTTTATTCAATGGGGCGCTCGACTATAACGCTTTTTTACAAGGGGTTGCGAATAAACCTTCGGTTTCAGCATCTTTGGAGTGGTTTGGACATGATGTAAAAAAGACGCTATTACATGATAAAAAAAAGTTGGAACTTTACTTTAAAAACATAAGTTTAGATTCGGTTTTGGCAGTCTAA
- a CDS encoding response regulator transcription factor, whose product MASRIRQHSMTVLIVEPNEGLSQQISEQFWLENFVVRRCSAGNEVQGVVAEGGIDLIILSMQLPEMSGLTLLKRCRQFTGIPIILIAAHYQMADCMNGFMHGADDYITQQRPLKELVYRAMAILRRLNTDTVSPEKRHELVVGELKMDRQRLSVTVNEQSISMTPIQFKLLWTLVSQPAEVLSKSYLYRQVLAREFSPYDRSLDMHLSRVRKKLVAAGMSAERLQTSHGKGYRFA is encoded by the coding sequence ATGGCATCAAGGATTAGACAGCACTCGATGACTGTGCTGATTGTTGAACCCAATGAAGGATTAAGTCAGCAGATCAGCGAGCAATTTTGGCTTGAAAACTTTGTGGTACGCCGATGCTCGGCAGGTAACGAAGTACAGGGCGTTGTCGCTGAAGGTGGCATTGATTTAATTATTTTATCAATGCAGTTACCAGAAATGTCAGGGTTAACATTACTTAAACGTTGTCGCCAATTCACCGGTATTCCGATTATCTTAATCGCGGCTCATTATCAAATGGCAGATTGTATGAATGGCTTCATGCATGGTGCAGATGACTACATAACGCAACAGCGTCCGCTAAAAGAGCTCGTGTATCGTGCGATGGCAATCTTACGGCGGCTTAATACTGATACCGTGTCGCCTGAAAAACGTCATGAGCTCGTGGTCGGTGAACTGAAAATGGATCGCCAGCGTTTAAGTGTTACTGTCAATGAGCAATCTATCTCAATGACCCCCATTCAGTTTAAATTACTATGGACTTTGGTGTCACAACCCGCAGAGGTTCTCAGTAAATCGTATTTATACCGTCAGGTCTTAGCACGAGAGTTTAGCCCTTATGATCGTAGCCTAGATATGCACTTAAGTCGCGTTCGTAAAAAGCTGGTGGCTGCGGGCATGTCTGCCGAGCGCCTACAAACCTCGCATGGTAAAGGGTATCGTTTCGCTTAG
- a CDS encoding TonB-dependent receptor domain-containing protein — translation MIHGRTLNLSQLTLAISAAFISGTTAAQSPDANHETLVVTGNPLQMTEVVIDADQLDKRQANDLSDIFRADPEVSIGGGSSVSQKIYVRGLEDNMLNVTIDGATQSGNIYHHQGRLSIEPELLQQVEVAAGAGRATNGPGALGGTIRFKTKNPEDLLRNGERYGALVKGGYYDNTKGYKASVSGYGYLTDKISALATISYSDHGNFTDGNGQEQPYTEAENKVGFLKLVGDITDSQKLTLSYDRREDEAFRYHRPQWVPSKKNAPINQEMIRETITANYTFDPSRNDWVALDVTLYNTDTSLNHIEGPWGDYLGDAKSYGGDLRNTSTLGHHQLTYGVEYRSDEGSLGSPIYGSDKDEGTVASAYLQGDFQLMEALLLTVGGRYDKYTLDESKGSSLKHSGFSPNIGLNYEIVSGLNLHAGYAEAIRGAQIREIFKLDGAKSSADRKEERAKNTELGINWHNNGLSLSAVGYITKVKDVVGETETKPRELTNLGELETKGFTARAGYQWDLVRAGLSYNRSRPELNGQPLNDDTKGIGTAIGDTWVADVNYQVLDSVEIGYNGRYVQRLTDVATGYDEKAGYAVHDIYAQWLPLTNDDLKLTLAVKNLLDKAYRDHASYGNNGDIAQGTLEAGRDIRVSASYAF, via the coding sequence ATGATACATGGCCGTACATTAAACCTCTCTCAGCTTACTCTTGCTATTTCTGCTGCATTTATCAGTGGTACGACTGCTGCTCAAAGCCCAGACGCGAATCATGAAACCCTAGTGGTGACGGGGAATCCGTTACAAATGACCGAAGTCGTGATCGATGCAGATCAATTAGATAAACGCCAAGCGAATGATTTAAGTGACATCTTTCGTGCCGATCCTGAAGTCTCTATTGGTGGTGGTTCGAGTGTCTCGCAGAAAATCTATGTTCGTGGTTTAGAAGATAACATGCTCAATGTCACTATTGATGGCGCAACGCAATCGGGCAATATTTATCATCACCAAGGCCGATTATCCATTGAACCTGAGTTGCTTCAACAAGTTGAAGTTGCAGCAGGGGCTGGTCGCGCAACCAATGGACCGGGTGCGCTGGGGGGAACCATTCGCTTCAAAACCAAAAATCCTGAAGATTTACTTCGTAATGGCGAACGATACGGTGCCTTGGTGAAAGGGGGCTATTACGATAATACGAAAGGCTATAAAGCCAGTGTCAGTGGTTATGGGTACCTGACAGATAAAATCAGTGCATTAGCGACAATTTCATATAGCGATCATGGCAATTTTACCGATGGTAATGGCCAAGAACAGCCCTATACGGAAGCGGAAAACAAAGTTGGCTTCTTAAAGCTTGTTGGTGATATTACCGATTCGCAAAAGCTAACGCTTAGTTACGATCGCCGTGAAGATGAAGCTTTTCGATATCACCGACCACAATGGGTGCCTAGTAAGAAAAATGCACCTATCAATCAAGAAATGATCCGCGAAACCATTACGGCTAATTACACCTTTGACCCTAGTCGCAATGATTGGGTCGCTTTGGATGTCACTTTATATAATACCGATACTTCGCTGAATCATATTGAAGGCCCTTGGGGGGACTACCTTGGTGATGCAAAAAGTTACGGTGGAGACCTTCGTAACACCAGCACGCTGGGCCATCATCAGCTTACCTATGGTGTTGAATACCGTAGCGATGAGGGGTCGTTAGGCAGCCCAATTTATGGCTCGGATAAAGATGAAGGGACAGTCGCGAGTGCTTATCTACAAGGTGACTTTCAGTTGATGGAAGCCTTATTACTAACTGTCGGTGGGCGCTACGACAAATACACATTAGATGAATCAAAAGGATCGAGTCTAAAACACAGTGGCTTTAGTCCTAACATCGGCTTGAATTATGAAATTGTATCGGGTTTAAACCTTCATGCTGGTTACGCAGAGGCGATTCGTGGTGCGCAGATCCGTGAAATATTTAAGCTCGATGGCGCTAAAAGTAGCGCAGACCGTAAAGAAGAGCGGGCGAAAAATACGGAGCTTGGCATTAACTGGCATAACAATGGTTTAAGCCTATCGGCAGTGGGTTATATCACGAAAGTAAAAGATGTGGTTGGTGAAACCGAGACGAAACCTCGTGAGCTGACCAACCTTGGTGAGCTAGAAACTAAAGGCTTTACCGCTCGTGCTGGCTATCAGTGGGATCTTGTTCGTGCGGGGCTGAGTTATAACCGCTCGCGTCCTGAGTTAAATGGCCAGCCACTTAATGATGATACCAAAGGGATAGGTACTGCGATTGGGGATACTTGGGTCGCTGATGTTAATTATCAAGTGCTTGATAGTGTAGAAATTGGTTATAACGGCCGCTACGTTCAGCGTTTAACGGATGTAGCAACGGGCTATGATGAAAAGGCGGGTTATGCTGTTCATGACATTTATGCCCAATGGCTACCACTGACAAATGATGATCTTAAGCTAACACTGGCGGTGAAAAACTTGCTGGATAAGGCTTATCGTGATCATGCCAGCTATGGCAACAATGGTGATATTGCCCAAGGAACGCTTGAGGCAGGCCGTGATATTCGCGTGAGTGCGTCATACGCATTTTAA
- a CDS encoding ABC transporter substrate-binding protein, with the protein MNRKKRIGWRAGVMGVFVILVSVMTCRAVAADTLVDLAGREVVLPKQVNRILLGESRYIPALAILEGDKLFSRVAGMMGDLKIVDPDTYQQYQAAFPEIDTVPLFGKGASDTFSLETALALKADVAIFGVEGHGPSARNSDIIAILERAGVTVVFIDFRKNPMKNTTKSLAIMGKVLGREQQATDYINFYNAELAKVEQGLAALKDKPSPSVFLHSRVGLSSECCETMARGMVAQMLDFVGAKNIALPLIPGSVGVMNQEYLLTHQPDLYIGTAIGSTETQKEEPQFIVLGTSIDKTTAHHSLALITQQAPLKELTAVQNKRAYSIWHHFYNTPLNIVAVQTFAKWAYPITFAQLEPEQTLRTLYQRYQPVSFNGTYWMAL; encoded by the coding sequence ATGAACCGTAAAAAAAGAATAGGATGGCGTGCAGGCGTTATGGGGGTGTTCGTTATCTTGGTCAGCGTGATGACTTGTCGTGCTGTGGCGGCTGATACCCTTGTGGACTTAGCGGGGCGTGAGGTTGTCTTACCTAAGCAGGTAAACCGAATCTTATTAGGTGAAAGTCGTTACATTCCGGCTTTAGCCATTTTAGAAGGCGATAAACTGTTTTCCCGTGTCGCAGGGATGATGGGGGATCTAAAAATTGTTGACCCAGATACTTACCAGCAATATCAAGCCGCTTTTCCTGAAATAGACACAGTCCCTCTATTTGGTAAAGGTGCTTCGGATACTTTTAGCTTAGAAACAGCGCTAGCGCTGAAAGCTGATGTCGCTATTTTTGGTGTGGAGGGGCATGGCCCGAGTGCACGAAATAGTGACATTATCGCGATTTTAGAGCGAGCTGGTGTGACGGTGGTGTTTATCGATTTTCGTAAAAATCCGATGAAAAATACCACCAAAAGCTTAGCGATTATGGGGAAAGTGCTAGGGCGTGAACAGCAAGCAACAGACTATATAAATTTTTATAATGCTGAATTAGCCAAAGTTGAACAGGGACTCGCTGCATTAAAAGATAAGCCGTCGCCCAGTGTTTTTTTACATAGTCGAGTGGGCTTAAGTAGCGAGTGCTGTGAAACCATGGCGCGCGGCATGGTGGCACAAATGCTCGATTTTGTTGGAGCTAAGAACATCGCTTTACCATTAATACCGGGTTCGGTTGGGGTGATGAATCAAGAGTATTTATTAACACACCAGCCTGATCTTTATATTGGTACGGCCATTGGCTCGACTGAAACCCAAAAAGAAGAACCGCAATTTATTGTATTGGGTACCAGTATCGATAAAACAACGGCGCACCATTCGCTAGCATTGATCACTCAGCAAGCCCCACTAAAAGAGTTAACGGCAGTACAAAACAAACGCGCTTATTCAATTTGGCATCATTTCTACAATACTCCGCTTAATATTGTCGCTGTACAAACCTTTGCTAAATGGGCTTATCCCATCACCTTTGCCCAGCTAGAGCCAGAGCAAACATTGAGAACACTTTATCAGCGCTATCAGCCCGTTTCATTTAACGGTACCTATTGGATGGCATTGTAG
- a CDS encoding FecCD family ABC transporter permease, whose protein sequence is MDTQLVSATSKEEAALSLSQRYRRFVFKRTLLLSSMLLALVIAWAFDTATGPSHLGIDVIWQALTAPDSLDAVERVIIFDVRIPYALMAVVVGAALGLAGAEMQTTLNNPLASPFTLGIGAAASLGAAVAILFDWRWLPFGFNFVLPLFAFLFALAASLLVVILSRSQGASVNTVILFGISLFFALNAMVSLLMFIADSNALQQIVFWTMGSLARASIDKVLVVTAVLVICFPLSLRQAWAMTAIRSGEDQARSIGIRVERMRLMVLLRVSVLTAVAVAFVGEIGFVGLVGPHIARILLGEDHRFFLPGSAIAGALLLSLASIASKSLVTGVILPIGIVTALIGIPFFMSLILSQKGRV, encoded by the coding sequence ATGGATACTCAGTTGGTATCAGCGACTTCGAAAGAGGAAGCGGCGCTTTCACTGTCTCAGCGTTATCGACGATTTGTCTTTAAACGGACGCTCTTGCTGAGCAGTATGTTATTAGCGTTAGTGATCGCTTGGGCTTTCGATACGGCAACGGGGCCATCTCATTTGGGGATAGATGTAATTTGGCAAGCATTAACGGCCCCTGACAGTCTCGATGCGGTAGAGCGAGTGATTATTTTTGATGTACGGATCCCTTATGCCCTGATGGCTGTTGTCGTTGGTGCTGCATTAGGTTTAGCTGGGGCTGAAATGCAAACCACCTTGAATAACCCACTGGCAAGTCCATTTACTTTAGGGATTGGTGCTGCAGCATCATTGGGGGCGGCCGTTGCCATTTTATTTGATTGGCGTTGGTTACCGTTTGGTTTCAATTTTGTCCTGCCATTATTTGCCTTTTTATTCGCTCTGGCGGCATCACTGCTGGTGGTGATCTTATCACGCAGCCAAGGGGCGTCGGTTAATACTGTGATCCTATTTGGCATATCCTTGTTCTTTGCATTAAACGCTATGGTGAGCCTGTTGATGTTCATTGCGGATAGTAATGCACTTCAGCAAATCGTATTTTGGACGATGGGGAGCTTAGCGCGAGCCAGTATTGATAAGGTCTTGGTTGTTACTGCGGTTTTGGTTATTTGTTTTCCACTGTCTTTGCGCCAAGCATGGGCGATGACGGCGATCCGTTCAGGCGAAGATCAGGCCCGTAGCATTGGTATTCGTGTCGAGCGTATGCGTTTAATGGTGTTGTTACGGGTCAGTGTACTCACTGCCGTTGCTGTTGCGTTTGTGGGTGAAATTGGCTTTGTTGGTTTAGTCGGCCCGCATATAGCTAGAATACTGTTAGGTGAAGATCATCGCTTTTTCTTGCCTGGTAGCGCGATTGCTGGGGCGTTACTTTTATCCTTGGCTTCCATTGCTAGCAAAAGCTTAGTCACAGGTGTGATTTTACCGATAGGAATAGTAACGGCCTTGATTGGTATTCCATTCTTTATGAGCTTGATATTGTCGCAAAAAGGGAGGGTGTAG
- a CDS encoding ABC transporter ATP-binding protein: MSLLLDNFSVGYRNTPIIKSLSLPSIPAGSLVAVLGPNGVGKSTLLRAMARLLPFHGELTLNGESVDKMAVAQSARCMGYLPQTLPQATSLVAYEIAFSACRAVKPELSKSYIEQMIEHTFSKLGISHLAFKRLSELSGGQRQMIGLAQVLIREPQLLLLDEPTSALDLHWQISVLQTVKQEIQQCQAIGLVAIHDINLALRFCDQLLVLGPHGLLAMGEPKSVLTPDILQQAYGIRGRVEKCSKGYPIVLVDEALSTSMNVNT, translated from the coding sequence ATGTCGTTATTACTGGATAATTTCAGCGTGGGTTATCGCAATACCCCGATAATTAAGAGCCTCTCATTGCCCTCAATACCAGCAGGAAGCTTAGTCGCTGTACTTGGCCCTAATGGAGTGGGTAAATCGACATTATTACGTGCAATGGCACGCTTGTTACCTTTCCATGGAGAGCTGACATTAAACGGTGAGAGCGTGGATAAGATGGCGGTGGCACAGAGTGCTAGGTGTATGGGGTACTTGCCACAGACCTTGCCACAAGCAACCAGCCTCGTTGCTTATGAGATCGCTTTTAGTGCTTGTCGGGCGGTGAAGCCTGAATTAAGTAAGTCGTATATTGAGCAAATGATTGAACACACTTTTTCCAAATTAGGGATCAGCCATTTAGCGTTTAAACGTTTGAGTGAGTTATCGGGTGGACAGCGGCAAATGATTGGTTTGGCGCAAGTATTGATCCGTGAACCTCAGTTACTCTTGCTGGATGAGCCGACCAGCGCACTTGATTTACATTGGCAAATTAGCGTGTTGCAAACTGTGAAACAAGAGATCCAACAATGCCAAGCGATTGGCCTTGTCGCGATTCACGATATTAATTTAGCCCTACGTTTTTGTGACCAACTATTAGTGTTAGGCCCACATGGACTACTGGCGATGGGGGAGCCGAAATCAGTATTGACCCCTGATATTTTACAGCAAGCGTATGGCATTCGTGGTCGGGTTGAAAAGTGTTCGAAAGGTTACCCCATTGTGCTGGTGGATGAAGCGTTATCGACATCAATGAACGTGAATACGTGA